In one Scyliorhinus canicula chromosome 3, sScyCan1.1, whole genome shotgun sequence genomic region, the following are encoded:
- the atoh8 gene encoding protein atonal homolog 8: MVMRTSESVNEAEWKKLCVKGIGTIKRLKRKNREVIRHGGILQKVCRDEEERLPDPLIGRLSGSTAAWQQAAGGPGAAEGVPSAGEAAPLSPPGSAAPGRRTFPRSPGEPPALAEQPSLLQPRIVLCPRPSEGAYPAHHMQPTYQSPRKRPADSAGVSTEIRAIQQTRRLLANARERTRVHTISAAFEALRKQVPCYSYGQKLSKLAILRIACNYILSLATLADLDYSSDHGNMSFSECVEQCTKTLQAEGRSKKRKE; the protein is encoded by the exons ATGGTAATGAGGACCTCGGAGAGTGTGAATGAAGCCGAGTGGAAGAAACTGTGTGTCAAGGGGATCGGCACCATCAAGAGGCTGAAGCGGAAGAACCGGGAGGTTATCAGGCACGGCGGGATATTGCAGAAAGTTTGCCGAGATGAGGAGGAGAGGCTGCCCGATCCTTTGATCGGCCGATTGAGCGGCAGCACAGCCGCCTGGCAGCAGGCAGCGGGCGGCCCTGGGGCTGCCGAGGGGGTGCCCTCGGCAGGGGAGGCGGCCCCGCTCAGCCCCCCCGGCTCGGCGGCCCCGGGCAGGAGGACGTTCCCTCGCTCCCCCGGCGAGCCCCCGGCGCTGGCCGAGCAGcccagcctcctccagccccgcatcGTGCTGTGCCCGCGCCCCTCCGAGGGCGCCTACCCCGCCCACCACATGCAGCCAACCTACCAGTCGCCCAGGAAGCGGCCGGCAGACTCTGCCGGGGTCTCCACCGAGATCAGAGCCATCCAGCAGACCCGGAGGCTGCTGGCGAATGCCCGGGAAAGGACCAGGGTCCACACCATCAGCGCAGCCTTCGAAGCTCTGAGGAAGCAG GTCCCTTGCTATTCGTATGGACAGAAGCTGTCGAAGTTGGCGATCCTGAGGATAGCGTGTAATTACATCCTGTCCTTGGCCACGCTGGCTGACCTCGATTACAGCTCCGATCACGGCAACATGAGCTTCTCCGAGTGTGTGGAGCAATGCACCAAGACATTGCAGGCAGAGGGCCGATCAAAAAAGAGAAAG GAATGA